One region of Streptomyces davaonensis JCM 4913 genomic DNA includes:
- a CDS encoding ATP-binding cassette domain-containing protein, whose amino-acid sequence MAGVGVTARGLGLEGPRGWAFREVSFEADPGSLIAVEGPSGSGRTCLLLALTGRMKATEGTAEVGGAGLPKQLGAARRISALAHVPGVTDLDPALTVAEHLHERALLQRRFGGSLRGLLRPRAERATETRLRIDRALTAAGLDREALPKGSRTAVRDLERVEALRLSVALALIGEPGLLGVDDTDLKLSDAERAEIWTLLRSIAEAGTTVVAVCSEAPEGAVTVSTVAEDETGAGDAADARDEADPEDAADPHDDASPENAADPHDNASPEDAAGSRTDAKEVSADARAEAGLA is encoded by the coding sequence GTGGCCGGAGTCGGCGTCACGGCCCGGGGTCTTGGCCTCGAAGGACCTCGCGGATGGGCGTTCCGCGAGGTCTCCTTCGAGGCGGACCCGGGCTCACTGATCGCGGTGGAGGGGCCGTCCGGATCCGGGCGCACGTGTCTGCTGCTCGCGCTCACCGGGCGGATGAAGGCGACCGAGGGCACGGCGGAGGTGGGCGGGGCCGGGCTGCCGAAGCAGCTCGGGGCGGCGCGGCGGATCAGCGCCCTCGCCCATGTCCCCGGTGTCACCGACCTCGACCCGGCGCTGACCGTCGCCGAGCACCTGCACGAACGGGCGCTGCTCCAGCGGCGGTTCGGGGGCTCGCTGCGCGGCCTTCTGCGCCCGCGCGCCGAGCGGGCGACGGAGACCCGGCTGCGGATCGACCGGGCGCTGACCGCGGCCGGGCTCGACCGGGAGGCCCTGCCGAAGGGCTCCAGGACCGCCGTACGCGATCTGGAGCGGGTGGAGGCGCTCAGGCTGTCCGTGGCGCTGGCGCTGATCGGCGAACCGGGGCTGCTCGGCGTCGACGACACCGACCTCAAGCTCTCCGACGCCGAACGGGCCGAGATCTGGACGCTGCTGAGGTCCATCGCCGAGGCGGGGACGACGGTGGTGGCGGTGTGCAGCGAGGCGCCGGAGGGGGCGGTGACCGTGTCGACGGTCGCCGAGGACGAGACGGGCGCCGGCGACGCGGCGGATGCACGAGACGAGGCGGACCCCGAGGACGCGGCGGACCCGCACGACGACGCGAGCCCCGAGAATGCCGCGGACCCGCACGACAACGCGAGCCCCGAGGACGCCGCGGGCTCCCGAACCGACGCGAAGGAGGTGTCCGCCGATGCGCGCGCCGAAGCTGGCCTCGCTTGA
- a CDS encoding methyltransferase yields MSDPSRPRASLRTAVVWEVLQDALDRQVKATGREALDVLDAGGGSGKFAVQVARLGHRVTVVDPSPNALFALERRAAEAGVADRVQGVQGDAHGLFDVVERGGYDAVLCHGVLEYVDDPAEGVRNAVAALRPEGVLSLLAAGLGGAVLARALAGHFKEAKQALQDPNGRWGAGDPVPHRFTAEQLTALVEGAGLRVGAVHGVRVFADLVPGVLVDTEPGALEALLKLEEAAAELPAFHSVATQLHVLGETRGTSEG; encoded by the coding sequence GTGTCGGACCCGAGCCGCCCCCGCGCCTCTCTCCGTACCGCCGTGGTCTGGGAGGTCCTTCAGGACGCCCTCGACCGCCAGGTCAAGGCCACCGGCCGGGAGGCGCTGGACGTCCTCGACGCCGGGGGCGGCAGCGGCAAGTTCGCCGTGCAGGTCGCCCGCCTCGGCCACCGGGTCACCGTGGTCGACCCCAGCCCCAACGCCCTGTTCGCGCTGGAGCGCCGCGCTGCCGAGGCCGGCGTCGCCGACCGCGTCCAGGGCGTCCAGGGCGACGCCCACGGCCTGTTCGACGTGGTCGAGCGCGGCGGCTACGACGCGGTGCTGTGCCACGGCGTCCTGGAGTACGTCGACGACCCCGCCGAGGGTGTCCGCAACGCCGTGGCCGCCCTGCGCCCGGAGGGCGTCCTCAGCCTGCTCGCGGCCGGTCTCGGCGGCGCCGTGCTGGCCCGCGCCCTCGCCGGCCACTTCAAGGAGGCCAAGCAGGCCCTTCAGGACCCGAACGGCCGCTGGGGGGCGGGTGACCCCGTGCCGCACCGCTTCACCGCCGAACAGCTCACCGCGCTGGTCGAGGGAGCGGGCCTGCGCGTCGGCGCGGTGCACGGCGTACGGGTCTTCGCCGACCTGGTGCCCGGCGTTCTGGTGGACACCGAGCCCGGGGCCCTGGAGGCGCTGCTCAAGCTGGAGGAGGCGGCGGCCGAGCTGCCCGCCTTCCACTCCGTGGCCACGCAGCTTCATGTGCTCGGTGAGACGCGGGGGACCTCGGAGGGCTGA
- a CDS encoding SAV_6107 family HEPN domain-containing protein, with protein sequence MASYHAAAARRRRATGPAPSLTGPASDVHPVLRRATAPPAALDLLAQARAGLDEAAVLETPNERYATAHLAALRTAAAVLAARGRPEPNSRRRARIRSAWEVLPEIAPELAEWSALFASGARRRARAEAGIQGAASRRDADDLIRDVAMFLRLVERMLVLQPVLPQPRQDADQQRDGGGAPGQDFPDAG encoded by the coding sequence ATGGCCAGCTACCACGCAGCCGCCGCCCGCCGGCGCCGCGCCACCGGCCCTGCCCCCTCACTGACCGGCCCGGCGAGCGATGTGCACCCCGTGCTGCGCCGGGCCACGGCGCCGCCCGCCGCCCTCGACCTGCTCGCCCAGGCCCGTGCCGGACTGGACGAGGCCGCCGTCCTGGAAACCCCCAACGAGCGCTATGCGACGGCCCACCTGGCCGCCCTGCGCACCGCCGCCGCCGTCCTCGCCGCGCGAGGGCGCCCGGAACCCAACTCCCGACGCCGGGCCCGCATCAGGAGCGCCTGGGAAGTGCTCCCCGAGATAGCGCCCGAGCTCGCCGAATGGAGCGCGCTGTTCGCCTCCGGGGCCCGCCGCCGCGCCCGGGCCGAGGCGGGCATCCAGGGCGCGGCCAGCCGCCGGGACGCCGACGACCTGATACGCGACGTGGCGATGTTCCTGCGCCTGGTCGAGCGGATGCTCGTCCTCCAGCCGGTGCTGCCACAGCCCCGCCAGGATGCCGACCAACAGCGGGACGGAGGAGGTGCCCCCGGCCAGGATTTCCCGGACGCGGGCTGA
- a CDS encoding DUF3040 domain-containing protein produces the protein MPLSEHEQRMLEQMERALYAEDPKFATALEGSGLRTYTRRRVYQAVAGFLVGIALLMAGMVAKQVWLSVVGFLVMLGCAVLAVTGWRKAPKPGEQPAGGQQASRQGRTKRSMMDRIEQRWQRRRDEQGH, from the coding sequence GTGCCGCTCTCGGAGCACGAGCAGCGCATGCTCGAGCAGATGGAGCGAGCGCTGTACGCCGAAGATCCCAAGTTCGCGACAGCGCTTGAGGGAAGCGGGCTGCGCACGTACACCCGGCGACGGGTGTATCAGGCGGTCGCCGGCTTTCTCGTGGGTATCGCGCTCCTCATGGCTGGAATGGTCGCCAAGCAGGTCTGGCTCAGCGTGGTGGGATTCCTCGTCATGCTGGGCTGTGCGGTACTCGCCGTGACCGGCTGGCGCAAGGCCCCCAAGCCGGGTGAACAGCCGGCAGGCGGTCAGCAGGCCAGCCGTCAGGGTCGGACCAAGCGCTCCATGATGGACCGGATCGAGCAGCGCTGGCAGCGGCGCCGCGACGAACAGGGCCACTAG